The following are encoded in a window of Pan troglodytes isolate AG18354 chromosome 4, NHGRI_mPanTro3-v2.0_pri, whole genome shotgun sequence genomic DNA:
- the F12 gene encoding coagulation factor XII isoform X1: MRALLLLGFLLVSLESTLSIPPWKAPKEHKYKAEEHTVVLTVTGEPCHFPFQYHRQLYHKCTHKGRPGPQPWCATTPNFDQDQRWGYCLEPKKVKDHCSKHSPCQKGGTCVNMPSGPHCLCPQHLTGNHCQKEKCFEPQLLRFFHKNEIWYRTEQAAVARCQCKGPDAHCQRLASQACRTNPCLHGGRCLEVEGHRLCHCPVGYTGRFCDVDTKASCYDGRGLSYRGLARTTLSGAPCEPWASEATYRNVTAEQARNWGLGGHAFCRNPDNDIRPWCFVLNRDRLSWEYCDLAQCQTPTQAAPPTPVSPRLHVPLMPAQPAPLKPQPATRTPPQSQTPGALPAKREQPPSLTRNGPLSCGQRLRKSLSSMTRVVGGLVALRGAHPYIAALYWGHSFCAGSLIAPCWVLTAAHCLQDRPAPEDLTVVLGQERHNHSCEQCQTLAVRSYRLHEAFSPVSYQHDLALLRLQEDADGSCALLSPYVQPVCLPSGAARPSETTLCQVAGWGHQFEGAEEYASFLQEAQVPFLSLERCSAPDVHGSSILPGMLCAGFLEGGTDACQGDSGGPLVCEDQAAERRLTLQGIISWGSGCGDRNKPGVYTDVAYYLAWIREHTVS; encoded by the exons atgagggctctgctgcTCCTGGGGTTCCTGCTGGTGAGCTTGGAGTCAACACTTTCG ATTCCACCTTGGAAAGCCCCCAAGGAGCATAAGTACAAAGCTGAAGAGCACACAGTCG TTCTCACTGTCACCGGGGAGCCCTGCCACTTCCCCTTCCAGTACCACCGGCAGCTGTACCACAAATGTACCCACAAGGGCCGGCCAGGCCCTCAGCCCTG GTGTGCTACCACCCCCAACTTTGATCAGGACCAGCGATGGGGATACTGTTTGGAGCCCAAGAAAGTGAAAG ACCACTGCAGCAAACACAGCCCCTGCCAGAAAGGAGGGACCTGTGTGAACATGCCGAGCGGCCCCCACTGTCTCTGTCCACAACACCTCACTGGAAACCACTGCCAGAAAG AGAAGTGCTTTGAGCCTCAGCTTCTCCGGTTTTTCCACAAGAATGAGATATGGTATAGAACTGAGCAAGCAGCTGTGGCCAGATGCCAGTGCAAGGGTCCTGATGCCCACTGCCAGCGGCTGGCCAGCCAGG CCTGCCGCACCAACCCGTGCCTCCATGGGGGTCGCTGCCTAGAGGTGGAGGGCCACCGCCTGTGCCACTGCCCGGTGGGCTACACCGGACGCTTCTGCGACGTGG ACACCAAGGCAAGCTGCTATGATGGCCGCGGGCTCAGCTACCGCGGCCTGGCCAGGACCACGCTCTCGGGTGCGCCCTGTGAGCCGTGGGCCTCGGAGGCCACCTACCGGAACGTGACTGCCGAGCAAGCGCGGAACTGGGGACTGGGCGGCCACGCCTTCTGCCG GAACCCGGACAACGACATCCGCCCGTGGTGCTTCGTGCTGAACCGCGACCGGCTGAGCTGGGAGTACTGCGACCTGGCACAGTGCCAGACCCCAACCCAGGCGGCGCCTCCGACCCCGGTGTCCCCTAGGCTTCATGTCCCACTCATGCCCGCGCAGCCGGCACCGCTGAAGCCTCAGCCCGCGACCCGGACCCCGCCTCAGTCCCAGACCCCGGGAG CCTTGCCGGCGAAGCGGGAGCAGCCGCCTTCCCTGACCAGGAACGGCCCACTGAGCTGCGGGCAGCGGCTCCGCAAGAGTCTGTCTTCGATGACCCGCGTCGTTGGCGGGCTGGTGGCGCTACGCGGGGCGCACCCCTACATCGCCGCGCTGTACTGGGGCCACAGTTTCTGCGCCGGCAGCCTCATCGCCCCCTGCTGGGTGCTGACGGCCGCTCACTGCCTGCAGGACCG ACCCGCACCCGAGGATCTGACGGTGGTGCTCGGCCAGGAACGCCATAACCACAGCTGTGAGCAGTGCCAGACGTTGGCCGTGCGCTCCTACCGCTTGCACGAGGCCTTCTCGCCCGTCAGCTACCAGCACGACCTGG CTCTGTTGCGCCTTCAGGAGGATGCGGACGGCAGCTGCGCGCTCCTGTCGCCTTACGTTCAGCCGGTGTGCCTGCCAAGCGGCGCCGCGCGACCCTCCGAGACCACGCTCTGCCAGGTGGCCGGCTGGGGCCACCAGTTCGAGG GGGCGGAGGAATATGCCAGCTTCCTGCAGGAGGCGCAGGTACCCTTCCTCTCCCTGGAGCGCTGCTCAGCCCCGGACGTGCACGGATCCTCCATCCTCCCCGGCATGCTCTGCGCAGGGTTCCTCGAGGGCGGCACCGATGCGTGCCAG GGTGATTCCGGAGGCCCGCTGGTGTGTGAGGACCAAGCTGCAGAGCGCCGGCTCACCCTGCAAGGCATCATCAGCTGGGGATCGGGCTGTGGTGACCGCAACAAGCCAGGCGTCTACACCGATGTGGCCTACTACCTGGCCTGGATCCGGGAGCACACCGTTTCCTGA
- the F12 gene encoding coagulation factor XII isoform X2, translating to MPSGPHCLCPQHLTGNHCQKEKCFEPQLLRFFHKNEIWYRTEQAAVARCQCKGPDAHCQRLASQACRTNPCLHGGRCLEVEGHRLCHCPVGYTGRFCDVDTKASCYDGRGLSYRGLARTTLSGAPCEPWASEATYRNVTAEQARNWGLGGHAFCRNPDNDIRPWCFVLNRDRLSWEYCDLAQCQTPTQAAPPTPVSPRLHVPLMPAQPAPLKPQPATRTPPQSQTPGALPAKREQPPSLTRNGPLSCGQRLRKSLSSMTRVVGGLVALRGAHPYIAALYWGHSFCAGSLIAPCWVLTAAHCLQDRPAPEDLTVVLGQERHNHSCEQCQTLAVRSYRLHEAFSPVSYQHDLALLRLQEDADGSCALLSPYVQPVCLPSGAARPSETTLCQVAGWGHQFEGAEEYASFLQEAQVPFLSLERCSAPDVHGSSILPGMLCAGFLEGGTDACQGDSGGPLVCEDQAAERRLTLQGIISWGSGCGDRNKPGVYTDVAYYLAWIREHTVS from the exons ATGCCGAGCGGCCCCCACTGTCTCTGTCCACAACACCTCACTGGAAACCACTGCCAGAAAG AGAAGTGCTTTGAGCCTCAGCTTCTCCGGTTTTTCCACAAGAATGAGATATGGTATAGAACTGAGCAAGCAGCTGTGGCCAGATGCCAGTGCAAGGGTCCTGATGCCCACTGCCAGCGGCTGGCCAGCCAGG CCTGCCGCACCAACCCGTGCCTCCATGGGGGTCGCTGCCTAGAGGTGGAGGGCCACCGCCTGTGCCACTGCCCGGTGGGCTACACCGGACGCTTCTGCGACGTGG ACACCAAGGCAAGCTGCTATGATGGCCGCGGGCTCAGCTACCGCGGCCTGGCCAGGACCACGCTCTCGGGTGCGCCCTGTGAGCCGTGGGCCTCGGAGGCCACCTACCGGAACGTGACTGCCGAGCAAGCGCGGAACTGGGGACTGGGCGGCCACGCCTTCTGCCG GAACCCGGACAACGACATCCGCCCGTGGTGCTTCGTGCTGAACCGCGACCGGCTGAGCTGGGAGTACTGCGACCTGGCACAGTGCCAGACCCCAACCCAGGCGGCGCCTCCGACCCCGGTGTCCCCTAGGCTTCATGTCCCACTCATGCCCGCGCAGCCGGCACCGCTGAAGCCTCAGCCCGCGACCCGGACCCCGCCTCAGTCCCAGACCCCGGGAG CCTTGCCGGCGAAGCGGGAGCAGCCGCCTTCCCTGACCAGGAACGGCCCACTGAGCTGCGGGCAGCGGCTCCGCAAGAGTCTGTCTTCGATGACCCGCGTCGTTGGCGGGCTGGTGGCGCTACGCGGGGCGCACCCCTACATCGCCGCGCTGTACTGGGGCCACAGTTTCTGCGCCGGCAGCCTCATCGCCCCCTGCTGGGTGCTGACGGCCGCTCACTGCCTGCAGGACCG ACCCGCACCCGAGGATCTGACGGTGGTGCTCGGCCAGGAACGCCATAACCACAGCTGTGAGCAGTGCCAGACGTTGGCCGTGCGCTCCTACCGCTTGCACGAGGCCTTCTCGCCCGTCAGCTACCAGCACGACCTGG CTCTGTTGCGCCTTCAGGAGGATGCGGACGGCAGCTGCGCGCTCCTGTCGCCTTACGTTCAGCCGGTGTGCCTGCCAAGCGGCGCCGCGCGACCCTCCGAGACCACGCTCTGCCAGGTGGCCGGCTGGGGCCACCAGTTCGAGG GGGCGGAGGAATATGCCAGCTTCCTGCAGGAGGCGCAGGTACCCTTCCTCTCCCTGGAGCGCTGCTCAGCCCCGGACGTGCACGGATCCTCCATCCTCCCCGGCATGCTCTGCGCAGGGTTCCTCGAGGGCGGCACCGATGCGTGCCAG GGTGATTCCGGAGGCCCGCTGGTGTGTGAGGACCAAGCTGCAGAGCGCCGGCTCACCCTGCAAGGCATCATCAGCTGGGGATCGGGCTGTGGTGACCGCAACAAGCCAGGCGTCTACACCGATGTGGCCTACTACCTGGCCTGGATCCGGGAGCACACCGTTTCCTGA